A stretch of Agelaius phoeniceus isolate bAgePho1 chromosome 30, bAgePho1.hap1, whole genome shotgun sequence DNA encodes these proteins:
- the LOC129131773 gene encoding glycerol-3-phosphate acyltransferase 2, mitochondrial isoform X17 — translation MTPPRIQTWLSPSCPKLDAFVPFLGKYHRPVSGRCCQTCTPRSWDGFYPKDLAPLGFRDASRLTEADTRFRGWLVRRVCGFLAAWEWEIPAESPGKLLERICSSRRVQDAASSPEPGSRGDEGSQRCCREEIRQILGEIQAPLSPLLLRLCHWLLPKLLTRVFLSVQLHRGQLEMVLQAARTPKVPLVFLCSHQSPLDGPLLSFLLLSQGVGLPRVAVSTRTSPRLRSLLQRLGGIFLPSGMAPTWSDRDEGLPGAVLDAYVQEVLRSRQPLVLFLEEPSALLRLAEPARRWLLRLLRALRDGAVPDALLVPVGIAYDVAPGGLERAGAVRGAQGVSSAPQNLWETLLPSIPGEIPRERHSPISGSVPGEGHPPSVPLTPGCPVLAAPGAGLVSQGGVPGPALPAPWLCPGGFLSAVLLTGICGQQPGGAHPHRESPGAAAASHHPGQGPTGCEERGEFRSRFGDRRGDFGDGAGAACTERFQSLLCCHSRGNHRSPAAAQAPGGGRRVWVPLSCSQSSIPSGNHSSPPAAFPVGIPSPVSPGGAAAQADAGFLGAAGAAAAAGPGRELLGAAAGAAGAQPAPSAAPAAPAAPPGLGPGTAGMAGRGGPAPAGRGGRGR, via the exons ATGACACCCCCCAGG aTCCAGACGTGGCTCAGCCCCTCGTGCCCGAAGCTGGACGCGTTCGTTCCCTTCCTGGGCAAGTACCACCGGCCGGTTTCGGGGCGCTGCTGCCAGACCTGCACCCCCAGGAGCTGG GATGGATTCTACCCCAAGGACCTGGCCCCTCTGGGGTTCCGCGACGCCAGCCGCCTGACGGAGGCGGACACGCG GTTCCGGGGCTGGCTGGTCAGGAGGGTCTGTGGCTTCCTCGCGGCCTGGGAGTGGGAAATTCCAGCGGAGAGCCCCGGGAAGCTCCTGGAGCggatctgcagcagcaggag ggtGCAGGATGCTGCCTCCAGCCCcgagcctggctccagaggggatGAGGGatcccagaggtgctgcagggaggagatCCGCCAGATCCTGGGGGAAATCCAGGCCCCACTGTCCCCCCTGCTGCTGAG GCTGTGCCACTGGCTGCTCCCCAAGCTCCTGACCCGTGTGTTCCTGAGCGTGCAGCTGCACCGGGGGCAGCTGGAGATGGTGCTGCAAGCTGCCAGGACG cccaaggtgccgcTGGTGTTCCTGTGCAGCCACCAGTCCCCGCTGGACGGGCCCCTGctgtccttcctcctgctgtcccagggcgtggggctgcccagggtggCCGTGAGCACCAGGACCAGCCCTCGCCTGAG GTCCCTGCTCCAACGCCTGGGAGGGATTTTCCTGCCTTCAGGAATGGCCCCGACATGGAGTGACCGGGATGAGGGGCTCCCCGGGGCCGTGCTGGATGCG TACGTGCAGGAGGTGCTGCGGAGCCGCCAGCCCCTGGTGCTGTTCCTGGAGGAGCCGTCGGCGCTGCTGCGGCTGGCGGAGCCCGCCCGGCGCTGGCTGCTCCGCCtgctgcgggcgctgcgggaCGGGGCCGTGCCCGACGCGCTGCTGGTCCCGGTGGGAATCGCCTACGACGTGGCTCCGGGCGGGCTGGAGCGGGCTGGAGCGGTgagaggggctcagggggtcAGCAGCGCTCCCCAGAACCTCTGGGAAACGCTGCTCCCCTCAATCCCTGGGGAGATCCCTAGGGAGAGGCATAGCCCAATCTCTGGGAGCGTCCCTGGGGAGGGGCATCCCCCCAGTGTGCCACTAACCCCTGGATGCCCTgtcctggcagcccctggggctgggctcgtGTCTCAGGGCGGCGTTCCGGGCCCTGCGCTGCCAGCACcgtggctgtgcccaggtggatTTCTCTCAGCCGTTCTCCTTACGG gaattTGTGGACAACAACCTGGTGGGGCCCATCCTCACAGGGAGTCCCccggagcagctgctgcttcccaccaTCCTGGGCAGGGG CCCACCGGATGTGAGGAGCGTGGGGAATTCAGGTCCCGCTTTGGGGACCGAAGAGGAGATTTTGGTGATGGCGCTGGGGCTGCATGCACTGAGCg ATTccagagcctgctctgctgTCACAGCCGTGGGAATCAccgcagccctgctgctgcacaggcaCCAGGAGGTGGGAGGAGGGTTTGGGTTCCACTCTCCTgctctcagagcagcattcccagtgggaatcactcctcccctccagcagcattcccagtggGAATCCCCTCTCCCGTGTCCCCaggtggtgctgctgcccaggctgatGCTGGATTTCtcggagctgctggagcagctgctgctgcggggccgggccgtgAGCTTCTCGGGGCAGCTGCgggtgctgctggggcacagcctgcgccttctgcagcccctgcagcccctgcagcccccccaggcCTCGGCCCGGGCACGGCTGGGATGGCTGGCAGGGGGGGTCCGGCACCAGCTGGCCGGGGAGGCCGTGGGCGGTGA